The following nucleotide sequence is from Salvia miltiorrhiza cultivar Shanhuang (shh) chromosome 7, IMPLAD_Smil_shh, whole genome shotgun sequence.
AAATCTAGCTGCCACCACTTGGAGGAACTGATCCCAACTCACATCTAACACACTTTCATACCCAAAATTCTGAAACCATTGCAAAGCCTTCCCCTCAAAATTATGGATAGCCAATTGTACCTTATGCTCATCAGTCATAGCAGCAGTTAACTTAAAATAACTATTGCATTTGATGATCCATGCCCGAGGATTAGTTCCATTAAATCTAGGAAAATCAACCTTATGAAAAGAATTTCCCATACCAGATTGTGGGTAGTCTATCTTAAATTTAGAGGTGTAGCTTGAATTTTTTGAATGATTACCTCCAATTTGAAATCCCGATGGTGGATCTCCTAAAATAGACTCATCTTCTCGGTAAGATTTTCCCTTGTCCAGATTCAGCAGTTGCAGCTGGATTTCAGCCAACACCCCAGTAAGATGATCATATTTTGTGTCAATTCCCTGCATTTTCTGATCAATAAATGTGATATGTTCCTGTATTCGCTCCTCAGCAGCTGCACGCTTCATGCTTTCTGTTTGAACATATTGATCTAATTTCTTTTGTGCTTCCTGTAGATCTTTGAATCGAGTTGCCTCAGCCATGATTTGCCCACGATCGTGCTCAGCAACGCCAAGCCCAGACTCTGAGATACCAATTGTAGTGAACCCAAGTATTTTGTATGAATTTCTCACGAATTTGCAATGTAACAGTGTTTAGAATTGggagggaagagagagagaaagagagagtagagagagagtaGGAAGAAATTTGGATAATTCCCCTTCTGCGAAAACTTGGAAAACAAGTGATACAAAAAGGTGTGGTCCCAACAGCCCAACAACTCCACACATTCTTACTTggaaattacaaattaaataaaactaaaacaaTACTTGATAAAAGCTAACTAAGGAACACGTCACCAGCTAGCCCCCAATTCTTCTCTTCAATCCCTAAATTTTTCTATCTCATTTCTTTCAAGATCGCATCTTGAATCACCTTCTTCTCTGAACCCTCACAATCCACAACACGTGCACAGCCTCGATGCTCGAAGAGATCGACTCGAGGCTCAGAGAAGCAGGGTATGCTCCGGATCTAACGAACGTCTTGCTCGATGTTGACGAGCAAGAGAAGGAGTTCTTGCTCGGTCGACACAGCGAGAAGCTCGCCATCGCTCACGGCCTCGTCTCCTCCGCCCGTGGAACACCGGTCAGAGTCATCAAGAATCTCCGAATGTGTTCCGACTGCCATTCCTTCGCAAAAATGGTCTCCAAAGTGTATGATAGAGAGATAGTTGTTAGAGATAACAATAGATTCCACTTTTTCCAGCAAGGCTTGTGTTCTTGCCGTGATTACTGGTAAACAAACATGATACAGATCTTTCATCAAACATCTTGAAATCAAAGCTACAAATTATCCCAAACTAAAATTCAAGATCCAAGCTTTGGGAAAATGGCGTCTATAAAAGCATGATACATAGGGTCAGCTGCCCAGAGCTGAGCGAGGTGATGCGGAGACGAGGTTCGTCGGTGTATCTCTTCGACGAGCCAGATGGTCACCTCGGCTTTACAAGGATGGATGATCAAGTCGAGTGGGACGTCCTCGTCCTCTGCTCCGAGCCTCTCCCGGTCCATCCTCTGCAAGTGGATGTTGGTGAGGTAGTGCAGAGGCTGCTCGTACATCTGCTTCATCGAGGCTCCGAGTCCGGTCCACGACGTGTAGGGAATAACAGCGCTCCGCTTAGTCGGTATCGGGATCGACTTCATGTATTCTTGGTAGCTTGCTGCTCTTCTGAACAGCCATGCTGCATTTTAGCTTACATAAGCATCAACATTTGCAAGAGATGTATCTAATTAAACATGGTGATTATGAATAATAGCTTCTTGTTATCATTTTCTTTGGTTTTTCctctaaatgctttatgttatTTACCAATTTAGTGCATTTTTGACACCAAATAACATAAAAACTGTTACAAATTAGAAAACTACATAAAACTAAACTACATAAAAACTGTTACAAATTAGAAAACTGAAATCCATTGATAACTCAAGATCAACATAACAAGAATTTTAGATAAAACTAAACTTCAACAAAGCCAATAAAGCAAGGTATGTGATAATGACATCTCAAATTAAAGAGAATAAGAAGGGGATgacacaaaaaatgcattttgtTTTACTTTAAAGGCTCTGCTACAACTTATCTAGCTCCATTTGTACTTGAGATTTTCCAACTCGACTAAAATGTATTCACGCACCAAATTCATGACCTCGGTGTCTGGCATCctatgaaaattttatggtacgATTCACCAAGTAAAATGAACTCATAATCAGGTGGTATGCAAGATCGAATAATTAGTTAGCTCATATATGAAATAAGCAGTTCATGGATCAAAAGGATGACAAGACACTCGGTCACCGTAATATGTATTAACATGATCCCTAGCTAGATATATAAAAACCGATAGAAAGCTAAACTAGAAATATTGAGGGCAATTCAAATACCTTCAGCAGATAATTCTAGGGCAGGTTCGTCATTTGGCTTCTGGCTCCGTGAATCATCATTTTCCGCTTCAGATGAAGACGAGTCGTCGTCTGATGAAATCTCCACTTGCTGACTAGATGCAGGCCTCTTCATGGCTACACCTACACAGTTACGttcgttcacaaaaaaaaaaaaaaaatgggggttTGTTAGATGAATTCGTTGGAAACAAAATGCGACAAAAGGAGTGCTAAGTAGTTGACACTGGAGCCCATAAAAGAGATTACAACTAAAGGTATTTATTGATTGTACTCTTTAGTTTATGCTTCATCGACTCATGTACTGGTTCCTTAATCTGTTACAAATCTGACACTTATGTCACAAAATCAGTGATTAGTGCCGAAAATGCATATGAATTACTGGAGAAATTCTACAGATCAATGCTGCAGATATATGATGCTATTTACTGATGACAATCAAAATACTAAGAATTTGCAAAAAAAATCCCCAATTAGGATTTACTGAAGCTGAGGATCTCCGTATCCAAAAAAGCATTAATAACTAGCATGATCTTGTCTATCTACTAAAGTGGGGTTCACTAGCAGTAAACCAGCTACGCCAAATATAAGTACACCGAGCAATATAAAAACGCAACAGCCAGCAGAAAAATCACTAAGAATATCTTGATCCTAGTAGAAAGAACAGTCATATAAATGAAAAAAGATCCAAAAGCATACAAATATCACAAATATTTTCACAATTTGATTGAAATTAGAATAGGGGTCCAATCCCATTGAGAtagaaaaggaaagaaagaatTGCAGAATTAAGATccaaaatccaaaatatatCTAGGATTCACCATTGAGATTTGAGGTTAAGCTGAAGAGATGCTGAAACTAGAAGGGTTTTAAAAGTGTTCAAGCTAAAACGGAATCAGTGAATCAAGAGGATGTACCCCGTAAATAAG
It contains:
- the LOC130991436 gene encoding protein RDM1 isoform X2, producing the protein MRLTAPPYLRGVAMKRPASSQQVEISSDDDSSSSEAENDDSRSQKPNDEPALELSAEAWLFRRAASYQEYMKSIPIPTKRSAVIPYTSWTGLGASMKQMYEQPLHYLTNIHLQRMDRERLGAEDEDVPLDLIIHPCKAEVTIWLVEEIHRRTSSPHHLAQLWAADPMYHAFIDAIFPKLGS
- the LOC130991437 gene encoding pentatricopeptide repeat-containing protein At3g22690-like; the encoded protein is MLEEIDSRLREAGYAPDLTNVLLDVDEQEKEFLLGRHSEKLAIAHGLVSSARGTPVRVIKNLRMCSDCHSFAKMVSKVYDREIVVRDNNRFHFFQQGLCSCRDYW
- the LOC130991436 gene encoding protein RDM1 isoform X1, which gives rise to MKRPASSQQVEISSDDDSSSSEAENDDSRSQKPNDEPALELSAEAWLFRRAASYQEYMKSIPIPTKRSAVIPYTSWTGLGASMKQMYEQPLHYLTNIHLQRMDRERLGAEDEDVPLDLIIHPCKAEVTIWLVEEIHRRTSSPHHLAQLWAADPMYHAFIDAIFPKLGS